A genome region from Gambusia affinis linkage group LG24, SWU_Gaff_1.0, whole genome shotgun sequence includes the following:
- the igfbp2a gene encoding insulin-like growth factor-binding protein 2-A isoform X1, producing MSKLRTLPTMLWFTGCSLLLLSAPFAGASLSEMVFRCPGCTAERQALCPQLAEPCAEMVREPGCGCCPVCARQEGEACGVYTPRCSTGLRCYPTPDSELPLEQLVQGQGQCRRKVDTETVTYSPEQREHSSGEALELQADLDASEIPTVRKPSKDAAWLGPKESAVRQHRQEMKTKMKTNKVEEVRPTRPKQTQCQQELDQVLERISKMPFRDNRGPLEDLYALHIPNCDKRGQYNPKQCKMSLHGQRGECWCVDPHTGQRILSAPAVRGDPNCSQYLSELELPDATQI from the exons ATGTCCAAACTCCGCACGCTTCCAACCATGCTGTGGTTCACCGGCTGCAGCCTGCTGCTCCTCTCTGCGCCCTTCGCCGGCGCCTCCCTGTCCGAGATGGTGTTCCGCTGCCCGGGCTGCACCGCGGAGCGCCAGGCGCTCTGCCCGCAGCTCGCCGAGCCGTGCGCGGAGATGGTGCGGGAGCCGGGGTGCGGGTGCTGCCCTGTGTGCGCCCGGCAGGAGGGCGAGGCGTGCGGCGTCTACACCCCGAGGTGCTCCACCGGTCTGCGGTGCTACCCGACGCCCGACTCGGAGCTTCCCCTGGAGCAACTGGTGCAAGGCCAGGGCCAGTGTCGGCGCAAAGTGGACACGGAGACGGTCACTTACAGCCCGGAGCAGCGGGAGCACAGCAGCG GTGAGGCGTTGGAGCTGCAGGCCGATCTGGACGCGAGCGAGATCCCGACCGTCCGAAAGCCCAGCAAAGACGCCGCCTGGCTGGGACCCAAAGAGAGCGCCGTACGCCAGCACAGGCAGGAGATGAAGACGAAAATGAAGACCAACAAGGTGGAAGAGGTGAGACCTACTCGTCCGAAACAG ACTCAGTGTCAGCAGGAGCTCGACCAGGTCCTGGAGAGGATATCCAAGATGCCCTTCAGAGATAACCGAGGTCCTCTGGAGGACCTCTATGCACTGCACATCCCCAACTGTGACAAGAGGGGGCAGTATAACCCAAAACAG TGCAAGATGTCGCTCCACGGTCAGCGGGGAGAGTGCTGGTGCGTGGACCCCCACACCGGACAACGCATCCTGTCAGCTCCGGCTGTGAGGGGTGACCCCAACTGCAGCCAGTACCTGAGCGAGCTGGAGCTGCCCGACGCCACCCA
- the igfbp2a gene encoding insulin-like growth factor-binding protein 2-A isoform X2 — translation MSKLRTLPTMLWFTGCSLLLLSAPFAGASLSEMVFRCPGCTAERQALCPQLAEPCAEMVREPGCGCCPVCARQEGEACGVYTPRCSTGLRCYPTPDSELPLEQLVQGQGQCRRKVDTETVTYSPEQREHSSGEALELQADLDASEIPTVRKPSKDAAWLGPKESAVRQHRQEMKTKMKTNKVEETQCQQELDQVLERISKMPFRDNRGPLEDLYALHIPNCDKRGQYNPKQCKMSLHGQRGECWCVDPHTGQRILSAPAVRGDPNCSQYLSELELPDATQI, via the exons ATGTCCAAACTCCGCACGCTTCCAACCATGCTGTGGTTCACCGGCTGCAGCCTGCTGCTCCTCTCTGCGCCCTTCGCCGGCGCCTCCCTGTCCGAGATGGTGTTCCGCTGCCCGGGCTGCACCGCGGAGCGCCAGGCGCTCTGCCCGCAGCTCGCCGAGCCGTGCGCGGAGATGGTGCGGGAGCCGGGGTGCGGGTGCTGCCCTGTGTGCGCCCGGCAGGAGGGCGAGGCGTGCGGCGTCTACACCCCGAGGTGCTCCACCGGTCTGCGGTGCTACCCGACGCCCGACTCGGAGCTTCCCCTGGAGCAACTGGTGCAAGGCCAGGGCCAGTGTCGGCGCAAAGTGGACACGGAGACGGTCACTTACAGCCCGGAGCAGCGGGAGCACAGCAGCG GTGAGGCGTTGGAGCTGCAGGCCGATCTGGACGCGAGCGAGATCCCGACCGTCCGAAAGCCCAGCAAAGACGCCGCCTGGCTGGGACCCAAAGAGAGCGCCGTACGCCAGCACAGGCAGGAGATGAAGACGAAAATGAAGACCAACAAGGTGGAAGAG ACTCAGTGTCAGCAGGAGCTCGACCAGGTCCTGGAGAGGATATCCAAGATGCCCTTCAGAGATAACCGAGGTCCTCTGGAGGACCTCTATGCACTGCACATCCCCAACTGTGACAAGAGGGGGCAGTATAACCCAAAACAG TGCAAGATGTCGCTCCACGGTCAGCGGGGAGAGTGCTGGTGCGTGGACCCCCACACCGGACAACGCATCCTGTCAGCTCCGGCTGTGAGGGGTGACCCCAACTGCAGCCAGTACCTGAGCGAGCTGGAGCTGCCCGACGCCACCCA